The region GCGGCGGCACCGGCACCGCGAACATCAAGTCCCACCACAACGTCGGCGGGCTTCCCGACGACCTCAAGTTCCGGCTCGTGGAGCCGTTGCGCACGCTGTTCAAGGACGAGGTGCGGCGGGCCGGCGAGGAGCTCGGCCTGCCCCCGGCGATGGTCTGGCGTCAGCCGTTCCCCGGGCCCGGCCTCGGCATCCGCATCATCGGCGAGGTCACCCGCGAGCGCCTCGACCTGCTGCGCGAGGCCGACGCCATCGCCCGCGAGGAGCTGACCCGCGCCGGTCTCGACCGCGACATCTGGCAGTGCCCGGTCGTGCTGCTGGCCGACGTCCGCTCGGTCGGCGTTCAGGGCGACGGCCGCACCTACGGCCATCCGGTCGTCCTGCGCCCGGTGACCTCCGAGGACGCGATGACCGCCGACTGGTCGCGGGTGCCGTACGACGTGCTGGCCCGGATCTCCACCCGGATCACCAACGAGGTGCGCGAGGTCAACCGTGTGGTGCTCGACGTGACGAGTAAGCCGCCGGGCACCATTGAATGGGAGTAATCCGAGATTCGGCGAGCCTCGCCTGACAACCCGTCGCTGGTTGTCAGGCGAGGCGGTTTAGTCTCCGGTGGCTTATTCGGGCTGCCCCGAATTTCCCCATTTCCCTGTGACGATGGCGCTGAACACCAGACAGGCGAGGCAGAGCAGGGGGCTTGGCAGGAGTCCGCATAGAGCTGAGGCGACATAGGCAAAGCGTGCTCGCATCACCTGTCCCTTGTACAGTTGGACCGTCCCAACGATCAGCAATGCGGCACCAATGGGGTGCACTATGGCATAGATGATGTTGAGTGCATTCGGCCCGGCCCCGGCCTCTCTGATGATCCGCCCATCGGCGTAGATCAACTCCAGGCCGTTGAGATGTGCGAACCCAAGCAATGCGGTGTGCAGATGAAGGGCTACGAGAACGATGGTGCCGCCGATAACTAAACCGCGCCTCGTTTTACCGGTCGCCTGGGTCCGCATCTCACAGCCCCTTAACAGTAGTGGTAGATCGTGCCGCTGGCACCCGCTCGATGGTCACAGGTGCCATCGTTGTGTCCCCAAATGTACAGGGTCAAGGAGACCCTCGGGAGGGGAGTGTAATTATTGTCGAAGGTACCTCTGGCGATGTGATCGACCCCACCGGGAGTGTAGGTCCCGAGCTTGTAGGGCACGAAATCGTTCCGTGTACACCCGCCATTCGACCAACCCAGGGCCGCTCCCCAAGAGGTTACGTCAGGGTTACAACTTCCTGACCAGTTGCTGACGTGCTTGCCGTCATAGCACCAGTTGAGCGTGGAGGTGAAGACCAGCGACTCCGGCGTTCCGTACGATTCTCTGATGGTGCCGCTGTGGGTGCACTTTGCGGCTGCCGCAGAGGAAGATGAAAGAGTGCTTGAAGAAGCTTCGTCCTTTGCCGGAATGATGGTTGTCTTGACGGTAGCGTTCTTCAATGCCAGTTCCGGGTGGCACCTGTAGAGCGCTGCTTGCTCCGAGGTGAGCCGGCCTGCTGCAACGAGATCGCCAGCGACCTTGTCGTAATAGGCGAGTTCATCGGCAGTCCTGGCGACGCACCCTGATGTGGGCGAAGGGGTCTCATCTGCAGAAGCCGGGCTGACATGCGCTGTCGTGGCGAGGGTTGCGAACAGCACCGCGAGTAGCGGTAGAACTCTCTGAAGGTAAGCCCTAGGTCTTGCTGTGGGCATGCGGTATCCTTCCTCGTGCATCGATTGATATGCCGCCACGGGCGGGTAAGGCAGGCAACGCCCCCGTCCGTGGCGATAACTAGAGCATGGCTAGTTAAAGATGTTCACCCCGTTCAGTCCTCGTTAGCCCCGTGTGTCTGCCGCGCCCGAACTCGCGAGGGTGAGGCAGACAAGGGAAGCGTAAAGGGTTAGCCACCTTTGTGGTAACCAATTTCAGTCAATCTGAATGTTTCGGTCGATATGCCGGGCAAGTGCCGCCCTATTTGAAGCTGAACCAAATTGCGGACATGCTTAGTTTGGGGATGAGGTGACCGAATTTCGGTTGCATGCCCCGGCGGGTGGCTTCACCGTGTGCCTCGATCGCGGCTGCTGCGCCTGCCAATGTCGGAGTCACTCACGCATGTCATGGCGAACGGGAGAGGGATGTAGCCCGAATCTTTCGGTGTGATATCCGGTGGGCGGGTAGTTTAGGGCGGTGTTCACCTCTCAGTCCGATACCGACCCGTCCGTTCCGCAGGGCTCATCGGTCCCAGCGCCCGTCACCGATGGCTCGCCGTCACCGCCGGCCACCCATGCCCAGGTGAGCACCGCTGGCACGCGGCTCGGCCGGCTGGCCTGGCTCGACGCGCTGCGCGGGATCGGCGCGATGGCGGTGGTCGGCGAGCACGCGCTGCCCTGGGTGATGCCGTCGCTCCGCCCCTACTGGTTCAGCCTCGGCATGTACGGCGTGCTGGTCTTCTTCCTGGTCAGCGGGTACATCATCCCCGCGTCCCTGGAGAAGAGGGGCGACGTCGGCGCGTTCTGGATCAGCCGGGTCTTCCGGCTGTATCCCCTCTATCTGCTGGTGATCGCCTTCGTGCTGGTCATGGCGGTCTGGGTGCCGGTGCGCCAGGAGGTGCCCCGCCATCCCTCGGCCGTGGCCGCGCACCTGAGCATGCTGCTCGACGTCGTCCACATCGGCGCCGTCGCCGACCCGATGTGGACGCTGTCGTACGAGATGGTCTTCTACCTGCTGGTGACCGCGTTGTTCGCGGGCGGGATGCACCGGCGCAGCGGAACGCTGGCGATCGTCTTCGGGGTGGTCGCGGTCGCCGCCGGGCTGGTGCTCTCGGCGCCGCTGCTGCCCGGCCACTGGCCGGCCGTCGTCGCCGGCGTGGTGTTCGTCGCGGGCCTGGCCTGCCTGATCACCGGCCGGTTCCGCACCGTCGCGGCGTACGCGCTGGGCCTGATGGCGCTCGTGCTCCTGCTCTTCGGCAGCTTCGTGCCGTGGTTCGGCGCGGCCATCCTCGCGGTGATGTTCACGGGGACGGCGCTGTACCGCTGGGAGCGGGGCACGGCCGGGCTCGGCCCGGTCGCGGCCGCGGCGGTCCTCGTGGCCGCCGCGCCCGTGTGGTCGGCGCAGGCCGGTTGGTGGTGGGTGCAGCCCGGCGTCTGGATCACGACGATCGCGCTCGCCGGGGCGACGTTCGCGATCGGGATGGCGCTGCGCGGCAGGCGCGTCCCCGGCGTGCTGACCTGGCTCGGCCTGATCAGCTATTCGGTGTACCTGCTGCACCATCCGCTGCTGAAGTATCTCAACGCCCTCGTCGGGGACCTGAAGTCGGTGCCGGACACCGGCCGGGCGGCCCTCGCGCTCGGCTACCTCGCGGTGATGCTCACGCTGAGCTGGCTGACCTACCGCTTCGTGGAGTCGCCGGCCCAGCGCCTGGGCCGGCGGATCACTCGACGATCATCGTCACCGAGTCACGCGTCGGGTCGGGATATACCTGTCCCGGGATGAGCTCCTCGCCCTCCAGCAGGGTGGACACGGTGACGAAGTGGTAGCCCTGGGCGGTCAGCTCCTTGAGCACCTTCGGCAGCGACTCGACGGTCTCCTTGACCGTCTCGTGCATCAGGACGACCTCGCCCTCCCCGGCCACCTCCAGGGCCCGTGAGGTGAGGAAGCCGACGTTCCGGTAGTCCTTGATGTAGTCCTTCGTGGCGGTGGTGCCCGGGATCTGGATGAGCCCGAACTTGGCGGTGATCTCCTCCACGCCGCCGTTGCGCAGCCCGCCGGGCGCGCGGAAGAGCACCGGCGCCTTCCCGACCGTCTTCTGGATGATCCGCTGGGTGTCGCCGATCTTCTTGTTGATCTCGGCGTACGTGAGCTCGGTCAGATATCTGCCGTCCCACGAGTGGTTGCCGATCTCGTGGCCGGCCTTGGCGATGCCCTGGGTGAGCTTCGGGTGCTTCTTCACCTCGGAGCCGATGAGGAAGAACGTGGCCTTCGCCTTGTACTTGGCGAGGGTCTTCAGCAGCGTCTGGTTGTACTGACCCGGACCGTCGTCGAAGGTCAGGGCGATGCACTTGTGGGTCGCGCAGAACGGCTCACGGGCCGCGCGAGCGTGGGCGGGGACGGGGAGGGCGGCGGCCGTCGCGAGAGCGCACGCGACCGCGAGGGGGATCAGACGACGTACGGCCATGGGGGGTACTCCTCGGAAATCTACAAGGCGGCATCGTAACGCGTCCGCCGCCACTTCCTCCCCTCCAGTCCGGTTCGGGCATGCAAATCCGGCATCCGGTTTCCGTGCCGGGAGCCGGCAAACCTTCGGCCAAGGAAGGGACTAAGGCGGCTCCGCCGGGGACGCGGTTCGCGATGCTGGGCCGGTCGGATGAGAAACCGCGCAGCGTGAGGAGGGCGGGTGAGGCGAGCCGCCACCCGGTCGGCGTGGGGGACGTGGATCGGGTTCGAATCCTGTCCGTCGCTGCTCGGCCGCCTCGTCGAGGGCTTCTCCGGCCCGTGGACGCCGCTGGAGGACCTTCCCGTCCCCGCGCCCACGCAGGAGACCGCGCCCACGCAGGAGACCGCGACCTCCCGGGGGACGGGGCGCGGGCGGAAGACGGGGGGCGTGCGGGAGGCGGTGTCCGCACGGAAGACCGTGCCCGTGCTGGAGACGGGGTGCGTGGTGCTCGCGGCGCGGTCCCCGGCCGACCTGCGCAGGGCCGTGCCCCTGCGGGTCCTGCTGCCGCGGGCGCCGCGCGTGCGGATCGCCGTCGCGGACGTGCCGCCCTGGGCGGGCCGGCCGCTGCCGGCCGCCGGGCAGGCGTCCTGCTGGCGCCTGCTGACCGGGCTGCGGGTCGCCCGCCGCGGGCGCGGCTGGCACCTGGAGGCCGCCTTCGCCGAGCCCGTCGCCGCCGGGGAGATCCTGGCCCACGTCGCGTACGGCCTCTTCGGCACGGCCGGGACCACCACGCCCGTGGCCGGGCTGCTGGGCGCGGGCACGGCCGACTGGCGGCCCGGCGACGCCAACGCCACCCTCGCGCCCGCGGGCGGCCCGGTGCCGGACCGTCGTGACGCCCCGGGCTGCGACCTGCCGGTGCGCGCCGGCGCCTCCCGCGTCCCGCCGGTGGACGAGGCCGTCGTCAACCCGATCGGGTTCCGGCCGCACCCCGAGGAGGGGGTCGCGGAGCTCACGCCGCACCGGGACGGGTTCGCCGTCATGTGCGGCTCCGCGACTCTCGTACGGCTGCCGCCCGGCGGGCGCGTCACGGACGTGGACATCGCCCGCCTGCGCGACGTCCGCGGGGTCGCGGTGCCCACGTCTGCAGCGCTCATCTCTGCCGGGTCCGCTTCTGCCGGGTCCACATCCTCTGGGCCCACGTCCGCCGGGTCCGCTTCTGCCGGGCTCGCGCCGGTCGTGGCGCGCGTCGTGGCCGCGCTGGCGGCCGCGGGGGTCCCGGTGCTCGCCGAGCCCGACCCGGCGCGCGACGAGGCGCTCGGCTCCGCGGTCGCCGCCGTCCTCGCCACCGTGACCACCGAGGCGCTCGCGTGCGACCTGCGCCGCGAGGAGATCAGCATCCGGCTGCGCAGGACCGCGCTGCGTGAGCACGGCTCCGCCGCGTGCTGGCGGCGGCTCGCCGTGGGGTCCGGCCTGTCCGCGCCGCCGCAGCCACGGGTGTCGATCCTGCTCTGCACCCGCCGCCCGGAGATGCTCCCGTTCGCGGTGGAGCAGATGGAGCGCCAGCGCGGCGTGACGGCCGAACTGATCGTGGGGCTCCACGGCTTCACCGCGCGGGAGGCGCCGCTTCCCCGCACGTCGTTGCCGGTCACCGTGATCGAGGCGCCCGCGACGACGCCGTTCGGCGAGGTCCTGAACCGGATGGCGGGCGCCGCGTCCGGGTCCTACCTCGCCAAGGTGGACGACGACGACTGGTACGGCCCCGGCCACCTCGCCGATCTCCTGCTCGCCCGGCTCTACAGCGGCGCCGACCTGGTCGGGTCGGCCGCGGAGTTCGTCTATCTGGAGCAACTCGACGTGACGATCAGGCGGTGCATCGGCACCGAGCGCTTCGCGCCGCTGGTGGCCGGGGGGACGATGCTGGTCACCCGGGCCGCGTTCGAGGCGGCCGGCGGCTTCCGGCCGCTGCCGAGGACGGTCGACGGCCAGCTTCTGCAGGCCGTCGAGGCGGCGGGCGGCCGGATCTACCGCACCCACGGGTTCGGCTACCTGCTGCGCCGCCGCAGCGCGTATGGCCACACCTGGCGGCAGCCGGTGCAGTCGTTCCTCGCGTCCTACCAGGAGCAGTGGCGCGGGCTGGTCTTCAACGGACTGATGAAGGACGGTGCCCCATGGCGGGCGGAGGTGAGGACGTGACGGGGGGCGTGCGCATCCCGCTCAACGACTACGGGGTGCTCGGGCAGCCGCCGGCGCCGGGGGAGTGGACCCCCACGCTCACGGTGAGCGTGGTCATCCCCGCCCACCGCGCGGAGCACACGCTGCCGCTGACGCTGGCGAGCCTGGCCCGGCAGACCTACCCGGCCCACCTGACGGAGGTCGTGGTGGTGGACGACGGCGAGCGGCCCGCCCCGTCGCCTTCACCCGACGCCCGGCCTTCACCCGACGCCTGGACCGCGCCATCCGGCTGGAGTGTGCCGTCCGCCTGGCCGGTGCCGGAACGGCTGCGCGTGGTCCGCCCGCGCGCCGGCGCGTGGGGGAGGGCGAGCGCCTGCGCGGCCGGGGCGGAGGCGGCCGAAGGCCAGGTGATCCTTTATCTCGACGCCGACCTCGTGCTGTTCCCCGAGCACGTCGAGGCGCAGATGCGCTGGCACCACCTCGCGGACCACCTTGTCGTGCTCGGGCATCTGAGGTTCGTGCCGGGCCTGGACGAGATCCCGGCGAGCGAGGTGCTCGCCGCCGTCGAGGCGGGCGCGGTGGACAAGCTGTTCGCCGAGGAGGACACCACCCCGCAGTGGACCGAGGGGCGCTGGGACCAGACCGACGATCTGCGCGCGGCGGGCTTCACCGCGTTCTCCGTCATGGTCGGGGCGACGGCGTCGCTGCCCGCGGCGCTGCTGCGGGCCGCCGGGGGCCTGGACGCGTCACTCGTCCTCGGCGAGGACACCGAACTGGGCTACCGGCTCGCCCAGGCGGGGGCCGTCTTCGTGCCCGACCGCGGCGCCCGCTGCTGGCATCTCGGCCGCTCGACCGTGATGCGCCGCGAGCCGGAGGTGAAGCGGCACAACTGGCCCTACCTCGCCGAACGCGTGCCCGTCTTCCGCTGGCTGCGCAGGCAACCGCACCGCGCCTACCTCGTGCCGTACATCGAGGTCGTGGTCGACGCGGGGGAGGCCACCTTCGAGGAGGTCAGGGCGACGGTCGACGGCGTGCTCGCGGGACGCCTGCCGGACGTGCGGGTGACCGTGACCGGGCCGTGGGGACGGCTCCGCGGCGGGCGGCGCGACCCCCTCGGCGATCCGTCGCTCGACCTGCGCCTGATGCTGGCCTGCTACGAGGGGGAACCCCGGGTCCGGTTCCGGGAGACCGTACCGGACGACGCCTTCCCGGTGCCGTTCCGCTTCCACTGCCCGCCGGGCTGGGTCCCGTCGCGCGGCACCATCGGGGCGGTCGTCAAGCACGCCGACCGGCGGCGGCTGGGGATCGTCTCCCTCGCGCTGGACGAACGGGAGGACGGCGAGGTCGTCCACGCCCGGCTGGAGCGCACGGCCGCCGTCACCCGCGCCCGCCGCTGCGCCCGGCCGGGTGACGACCTCGGCGACCTGATCCACGAGATGTTCGGCACGGTCTGGGACGCCGGCGACAAGTGGGGGCTCCTGCCCGCCGGGAGTGCGGAGATCGCGAGCAGCACCGGTGGTGTCGCGGGTGCCGGGAGCACGGGGAACGCCGGGAGCGGGGCCTTGCCTGGTCCCGGCCGCGCCTGGACGGGTGGTTCCGGTGCGCCACCGGGCGCCGGGGGCAGTTCCGGCCGTTCCGGTTCCGGCCGTTTTGGGGCCCGTCGTTTCGGGGCGCGGCCGCTGCGCCGCACCGCCCGCCTGCTGCGCCGGCGCCTGCGCGCCCTCGTGCGAAAGGACCGCCCGTGCCCCGCATCAGTGTGATCGTCCCGATCTACGACGTGGAACCGTACCTCGCCGCCTGCCTGGCCTCGGTCGCCGCGCAGACCTGGGAGGACGTCGAGGTCGTCATGGTCGACGACGGATCGCCCGACGGCAGCGCCGCCATCGCCGCCGGGTTCGCCGCGAGGGACGCGCGGTTCCGGCTGGTCCGGCAGGCCAACGCCGGGCTCGGCGCGGCGCGCAACACGGGAGTGCGGCACGCGACCGGGGACCACCTCATGTTCCTCGACAGCGACGACCTGCTGCCCGCGCACGCCCTCGAATACCTCCTGGCGGCCCTGGAGCGGACCGGGTCCGATCTCGCCACCGGCAACGTGCTGCGGCTGGACGGCCGGGGCGCCCGCCAGTCGGCCATGCACCGGCCCGTCTTCGCCGACGCGGCGGACGCCACCCACATCACCCGCAGGCACGCGCTGCTCCGCGACCGCCTGGTCACCAACAAGCTCTGGCGCCGTTCGTTCTGGGACGCCCACGGCTTCGCCTTTCCCGAGGGCGTGCTGTACGAGGACATCGCGGTGGCGCTGCGCGCCCACTTCCTCGCGCGGTCGGCCGACGTGCTGCCCGCCCCGGTCTATCTCTGGCGGCGGCGCGAGGACGGCGGCCCCTCGGCCACTCCTTCGGTCGCCCTGTCGATCACGCAGGACAAGACGCGGGCCGGGCATCTGGAGGGCCGGTTCGCCGCCGTCACCGAGGTGCGCCGTTTCCTGAGCGAGCACCACTTCACCGCGCACATCCACGCCTGGGACCACGCCGTTCTCGACGCCGACCTGACGAACTTCCTCGACGTGCTCGACCAGGGTTCCCCCGCCTTCCAGGACCGCTTCCTCGACCTCGCGGGCCGCTATCTCGACGAGGTGGCGTCATGCGTGCTCGACGACCTGCCCGCCCTGCGGCGGGTGGAGTGGCACCTGGTGCGGGAACGCCGCCTCGCCGGCCTGCTGGACGTCCTGGCCTGGGACCGGGAGGTGGAGCCCGACCGGCGGCTCGTCCGCCGGATGGGCGGCCACCACCTGAACATCACCCTCGCGCGCGACGCCGAGCGCGACCCGGTGCGTGACCCGGTGCGTGATCCGGTGCGTGACATCCCGGCCGCCGTCACCAGGGCCAGGGACGAACTCGTCCCCCGGCACCGCGTCGACGCGATCCGGTGGGAGGACGGCGTGCTCGTGGTCGAGGGCCGGACGGCCCCGCCGTACCTCCGCCCGACCCGGCGCATCCACCAGCAGGTCTTCGCCGCGCTCGTCCACGAACGGACCGGACGCCGGATCCGGGTCCCGGCCGCCGTCACCAGGGCCCGGGTGACGGCGAAGGGCGCGGAACGGGACTGGGGCGGCTTCCGGCTCGCGATCGACCCCGGGGTGCTCGCCAGGCCGGGCCGGCTCGGGCGGTGGCACGTCGAGCTCCGGGTTCTCCACCGGGGGGTCGTCCGGCGTGGGCGGTTGTCCGATCCGCGCGCCGCCGCGGCCGTGGTGGAGGAGGCGGGCTACCGGAGCGTGGGCCCCGACCACTACGTCGCGCCGCTGCTCGGCGAGACGGGCGACCTGGTCCTGCGCGCCGTACGGGAGACCGCGCGGGTGGTCACCGGCGAGGTGCGCGACGGCCGCCTGCGGCTCGTGGGTCACGTCGTCAACGACCTCGGCCCGTGCCCGGTGCTCCAGGTCACCCGGCGTCCCGGGGGGATTCCCCGCACGTACCCCGTGAACGTCGACCGGCGCACGTTCGAGGCCGTGATCGATCTGCGCGACCTGCTGCCCGCGTCCCGGCACACGGTGCCGCCGGAGGTCGCCGTGCCGTACACGTGCTGGGAGGTCGAGGTGCGGGCCGCGGGCGGGGAGGCGACGCCGGTGACCGCCGCCGACGACGTGCCGCTCGGCCGGTACGGCCTGGCCGGGCCGGCCGGCCGGGAGATCGTCGTGTGCCGCGACCGGACCGGCGGCCTGGTCCTGCGCGACCAGCCCATGGCGGCGTACGCCGACCTCGCCGAGTGGCTGCCGGCTGGGCGAGGGGGAGGGGGCGAACTGCTCATCGAGGGCGGTCTCGCCGTGCCGCACGAGGTGTCCGCGCTGGTGGTGACCGCGCTCGACCCCGTCGTCACCGGGTACGGCGAGTGGTCGCTGCCGATCGAGGGCTCCGGAACCCGGTTCCGGGCGCGGCTCACGCCCGAGGAGGTCGCCGGCCCCGCCGGGCGGCTGCCACTGCCCCGCGGACGGTACGCGCTGTCGGTCCGCGCCCGCCCGGTTCCGGACCCCCAGGCATCGGGTTCGCTGGCATCGGGTTCGCAGGCATCGGCCGGGGCCGCCGGAAGGCCGGTCCCGCCGGTCCCGCCGGAACCGCTGGGGCCGCTGCGGCCGGTCGTGCCGTTCGAGCCGCTGACGCCCATTGTGCCCGTCGAACCGACTGTGCCTCTGGAGCCTCTGGGGCAGATCGAGCGGGCCGAGCCGGTGGACCTGCCGCTGGAGTTCGACACCGACGTGCCCGCGATCCACCAGACGGCCCGCCGTACGTTCGGAATCGTCGTGCCGGGCCGGGGCCGCGCCGTGCTGACGGTGAGCGGCGACCTGACCGCCGACGAGCGGGGAAAGAAGGCCCAGCGGACGCTGCGCACGCGGACGTACCCGCAGATGCGGGGACGGCCGCTACGCGACGCCGTCCTGTTCGACGGGGGAGGCGGCACCTGTTTCGGCGGCAGCCCGAGGGCGGTGTGCGAGGAACTGCGCCGGCGCGGGACGGATCTGCCGCTGCTGTGGAGCGTGCGGGACGGTCAGGTCGCCCTCCCGGGCGACGTCGAGCCGGTGCGGACGCAGGGGCGGGAGCACTACGAGGCCCTCGCCCGGTGCCGCTACATCGTCATCGACACGCCGCTGCCGCCGTGGTTCGAACGCAGGCCGGGTCAGGTGGTCGTACAGACCTGGCAGGGCCCTGCGACCACACTCGCCCTCGCCGCGCCCTCCACGACCAGTCCGGAGGCCGGACGGATGGCTTGCGCCGAGGGCTCCGTGGCCATTCCGGGGGATGGCGTCGCAGGCTTCGCACACGGATGGCCGGTCGGTGCCGAGTGCTTCGCGGCCGGTGCGGAAGGCGGCGTCGCGGGCCGTGTGGCCGGGCGACCGCCCGGCGCCGCGGACAGCGCGGCGGACGGCTCCGGCGGTGGCTTCGGGGCGGACCAGTGGACCCACCTCGTCAGCCCGGGTCCCTGGTGGACGCCCTGGCTGAGGCGGACGTTCGGCTTCGAGGGGGAGGTGCTGGGGACCGGCCTGCCGGGTGACGACCTTCTCGTGGGCCCGGGGGCGCGCGAACGCGCCGCCGAGGTGCGGCGCCGTCTCGGCCTGCCGGACGGCTGTACGGTCGTGCTGTACGTGCCGGGGGAGCACGTGGCGCTCGACCCCGGCCGGCTCGCCGCCGCCCTCCCAGGCGGCTGCACGCTGTTGGTCCGCAGGCCGTCATCGGCCGCCGCCCGTCCTTACGCGCGCTCCACGGACGGCTCGCACACCAGGCCCTGCGCCGGGTTCCCTGCCGGGGCCTCCGGTGGGGCCACCGACCCAGGACGCGGATCGTGGGGAGGGGCGGGCGGCGTCGTGGACGTCACCGGCCATCCGGATCCGCAGGAGCTGTTCCTCGCCGCCGACGTGCTGGTGACCGGGGACGTCGCGGCGATGGCCGAGTTCGCGGTCACGGGGCGTCCGATGCTCCTCCACCCCGGCGCGCCACACGACCTGTGCCTGCATCCCGAGGCGCCGGGCCCGACGCTGCGCGACGCCGGCGAGGTGGCCGACGCGCTCACCCACCTGGACGAGATCGCGGACAAGCACCGGGACGCGCTGGGCGCGTTCCTCCGCGGGTACCGCCCGGCGGCCGACGGGTACGCCGCCGCCCGGCTCGTGGACCTCGTGTTCCGCTGACCGCGCCGTCAGCCCGTCTGGCCCGCGCAGCCGCGCACGCCCTGTCGGGGATCACGGACGTGCCGGTCGGTCCGCTGCCCCTCGCGACGCACCACTCCGGACACCGCTTCGTCCGGGTGAAGCCGGGGGGTCGCGACCCTAGTACCATCCGGCTCGGCGGTGCGTGTCGAACGGCACATACTCGGGAGGGTCGGTGTGGGGAACCGGCAGGACCGGCTGACCCATGGCCGCCGAGGGCAGGAACACGGTCGCGTAACCGAGGCAGTGAACCTCGTCGCGCTGGTTGAGGCCGACGATCTCGACGGCCACCGCCGCGTACGGCACCGTTCGCCCCGCTGCATCCGTCTTCTTCGCGACGTACTTGCGGATCACCTTCCCCTTGTAGATCGCCGCGTCGCCGTAGAAGATCGGCCTGCGCATGGTGGTGTACATGCGGTGCACGAACGCGTTGTCGCCCGCCCAGTTGGTGAGCAGCCGGATCGGCGCCTGCGCGCGCTGAATGCCGAAGTCGAAGGGCAGCGGCTGGCACCGATAGGGCGCGAGATACCGGTCCTCGTGCTCGTCGTAGGGGGTGTAGGGCCATCCGGTCACGGGATGGGTCCGGGCGAAGGCCGGATTCTGGCGAGAGCGCCGGTAGGCGGGCCGGAACGCACGCACCAGGCGCGTGCCGTCCAGGGCGGCGAGGAGCCCGTGGTCCAGCGACTGATAGGTCAACGCGTCGCCGACGCTGTACGGCGGCTGCACGATGTTCGGCAGCTCTTCGCCCTCGTCGACTTCCTCCCAGGACAAGACGTGAGCGCCACGACGCTGCTCCTTCTCAAGCGCCTCGCCGAGTTTCTCGATCTCGGCGGACGAGTAGTGATGGGGCTCGCGGTCGTAGAGCATCCGCTCGCCCAGTCGCTCGACCGGCATCACGCGGGTCCCGCCCATCTGCTCCACCGGCAGATGGATGAGGCGTCCGTAGGCCTTCGCTTTCAGCGCACCGTAGTTGGTCCAGTAGAAGTTCTCGGAATGATGGAAGATGACCTTCCCCTGCCGCCCACGGGTGACGACGAGTTCGCGGGGGATCTTCGACGAGGTGAAACGCATTCCGGGACGCAGCACGTCGTAGAACTCCCACGCCACCCCCGACAGGAAGTTCGCCACGGGATATCCCTGCGGTCGCTGCGCGCCATGGTCGGCCGGAAATCGAACGTGGATGAGGATGGTCGGAGGGGCGATCTGACTGCCCAGCCAGGACCGTTCCCCATAGGCCGGATCCGTGTAGAGCGGGTTGTCCTCGCCGATGGCGTAGGCGTAACGCCGGATCAGATCCTCCGTCAGGATCAGGGCGCTGGGCACAGGGACGGCGTCGGGATCGAAGGGCGGAGCAGGATGCGGC is a window of Microbispora sp. NBC_01189 DNA encoding:
- a CDS encoding bifunctional glycosyltransferase/CDP-glycerol:glycerophosphate glycerophosphotransferase; this translates as MPRISVIVPIYDVEPYLAACLASVAAQTWEDVEVVMVDDGSPDGSAAIAAGFAARDARFRLVRQANAGLGAARNTGVRHATGDHLMFLDSDDLLPAHALEYLLAALERTGSDLATGNVLRLDGRGARQSAMHRPVFADAADATHITRRHALLRDRLVTNKLWRRSFWDAHGFAFPEGVLYEDIAVALRAHFLARSADVLPAPVYLWRRREDGGPSATPSVALSITQDKTRAGHLEGRFAAVTEVRRFLSEHHFTAHIHAWDHAVLDADLTNFLDVLDQGSPAFQDRFLDLAGRYLDEVASCVLDDLPALRRVEWHLVRERRLAGLLDVLAWDREVEPDRRLVRRMGGHHLNITLARDAERDPVRDPVRDPVRDIPAAVTRARDELVPRHRVDAIRWEDGVLVVEGRTAPPYLRPTRRIHQQVFAALVHERTGRRIRVPAAVTRARVTAKGAERDWGGFRLAIDPGVLARPGRLGRWHVELRVLHRGVVRRGRLSDPRAAAAVVEEAGYRSVGPDHYVAPLLGETGDLVLRAVRETARVVTGEVRDGRLRLVGHVVNDLGPCPVLQVTRRPGGIPRTYPVNVDRRTFEAVIDLRDLLPASRHTVPPEVAVPYTCWEVEVRAAGGEATPVTAADDVPLGRYGLAGPAGREIVVCRDRTGGLVLRDQPMAAYADLAEWLPAGRGGGGELLIEGGLAVPHEVSALVVTALDPVVTGYGEWSLPIEGSGTRFRARLTPEEVAGPAGRLPLPRGRYALSVRARPVPDPQASGSLASGSQASAGAAGRPVPPVPPEPLGPLRPVVPFEPLTPIVPVEPTVPLEPLGQIERAEPVDLPLEFDTDVPAIHQTARRTFGIVVPGRGRAVLTVSGDLTADERGKKAQRTLRTRTYPQMRGRPLRDAVLFDGGGGTCFGGSPRAVCEELRRRGTDLPLLWSVRDGQVALPGDVEPVRTQGREHYEALARCRYIVIDTPLPPWFERRPGQVVVQTWQGPATTLALAAPSTTSPEAGRMACAEGSVAIPGDGVAGFAHGWPVGAECFAAGAEGGVAGRVAGRPPGAADSAADGSGGGFGADQWTHLVSPGPWWTPWLRRTFGFEGEVLGTGLPGDDLLVGPGARERAAEVRRRLGLPDGCTVVLYVPGEHVALDPGRLAAALPGGCTLLVRRPSSAAARPYARSTDGSHTRPCAGFPAGASGGATDPGRGSWGGAGGVVDVTGHPDPQELFLAADVLVTGDVAAMAEFAVTGRPMLLHPGAPHDLCLHPEAPGPTLRDAGEVADALTHLDEIADKHRDALGAFLRGYRPAADGYAAARLVDLVFR
- a CDS encoding FAS1-like dehydratase domain-containing protein; the protein is MQTFDEALAEFIERSRRLLHRESPEDRPPPHPAPPFDPDAVPVPSALILTEDLIRRYAYAIGEDNPLYTDPAYGERSWLGSQIAPPTILIHVRFPADHGAQRPQGYPVANFLSGVAWEFYDVLRPGMRFTSSKIPRELVVTRGRQGKVIFHHSENFYWTNYGALKAKAYGRLIHLPVEQMGGTRVMPVERLGERMLYDREPHHYSSAEIEKLGEALEKEQRRGAHVLSWEEVDEGEELPNIVQPPYSVGDALTYQSLDHGLLAALDGTRLVRAFRPAYRRSRQNPAFARTHPVTGWPYTPYDEHEDRYLAPYRCQPLPFDFGIQRAQAPIRLLTNWAGDNAFVHRMYTTMRRPIFYGDAAIYKGKVIRKYVAKKTDAAGRTVPYAAVAVEIVGLNQRDEVHCLGYATVFLPSAAMGQPVLPVPHTDPPEYVPFDTHRRAGWY